From the genome of Aquila chrysaetos chrysaetos chromosome 12, bAquChr1.4, whole genome shotgun sequence, one region includes:
- the PALMD gene encoding palmdelphin, giving the protein MEEAELLKERFQAITDKRKLQEEITQKRLKVEEEKMTHQHLKKKALREKWLLDGLSSLTPKEQEEMQKQNREDQQRTDELEQDIFRLEKEIEALEREEMEVSAKEEAILKKLKYVEKTTEDIIKSVKTEKAGVAKEAADYIYTSIPDLPKYFRPSALRSTAHAATDDEEKRKALFAMEIKVEKDIKTGENTVLSTIPLPSKEFKETGIKVYDDGRKSVYAVSSNGSTTQNGMDELAPVEVEDLLRQATEKNSQSPTEYHEPVFANKFCRPVTPQKDKLVPGPKLEDTHRREINGFSNHQTEFSSKTEPFMQQHKENGLDLPKVTQPKSPSPVPSHSEKTVHTNPENRMAHNEERKAVYKELKPYQNTRERHNETRLSPCHLNEISPAPQGEEDVQYSIVQAVPCYVDDSEPVTMIFMGYQRIDDDDAEADQKLSRYDGVIRAELVIIDDDDDDSKSETPAYHPVGHYSQVYQPPSRKVTEVPQTNPVSSLGASLNKVPHKNSISLQEQEEHLGSPTHCAHLHSQVSGDGTEDPSLTALRMRMAKLGKKVI; this is encoded by the exons AAAAAGGCCTTGAGAGAAAAATGGCTCTTGGATGGCCTTAGTTCTCTCACTCcaaaagagcaagaagaaatgcaaaagcagaatcGGGAGGACCAACAACGGACTGATGAGCTGGAACAAGATATTTTCAG ACTGGAGAAGGAAATTGAGGCTctggaaagagaggaaatggaAGTCTCAGCTAAGGAAGAagcaattttaaagaaacttaaGTATGTtgagaaaacaacagaagacaTAATAAAG TCTGTGAAGACTGAAAAAGCAGGAGTTGCAAAAG AGGCAGCAGACTACATATACACCAGCATACCTGACCTTCCCAAGTATTTCAGGCCTTCCGCACTGAGAAGTACTGCACATGCTGCCACTGatgatgaagaaaagagaaaag CATTGTTTGCCATGGAAATTAAAGTTGAAAAAGACATaaagacaggagaaaacacAGTGTTATCAACAATACCTCTTCCCTCAAAGGAGTTTAAAGAGACAGGGATTAAAGTGTATGATGATGGCAGGAAGTCAGTCTATGCAGTGTCCTCAAATGGCAGTACAACACAAAATGGCATGGATGAACTTGCTCCTGTTGAGGTGGAGGACCTGCTACGGcaggcaactgaaaaaaattcccagtCTCCCACAGAGTACCATGAGCCTGTGTTTGCAAACAAATTTTGCCGGCCAGTTACTCCTCAGAAAGACAAATTAGTCCCTGGACCAAAACTGGAAGACACTCACAGAAGAGAGATTAATGGATTTAGCAATCATCAGACAGAATTCTCCTCCAAAACAGAGCCCTTTATGCAGCAACATAAAGAGAATGGGCTTGATCTTCCAAAGGTAACGCAGCCAAAGTCTCCCTCTCCAGTACCTTCCCATTCAGAGAAGACAGTGCACACTAATCCTGAGAACAGGATGGCACATAacgaagaaagaaaagctgtgtatAAGGAATTAAAACCTTACCAGAATACAAGAGAAAGACATAATGAGACAAGGTTAAGTCCCTGCCATCTTAATGAAATATCCCCTGCACCTCAAGGTGAGGAAGATGTTCAATACAGCATTGTCCAAGCTGTACCATGTTACGTGGATGATTCTGAACCAGTAACAATGATTTTCATGGGTTATCAGCGCATTGATGATGACGATGCAGAAGCAGACCAAAAGTTGTCACGATACGATGGGGTTATCCGTGCAGAATTAGTCATCATTGATGACGATGATGATGACAGCAAATCTGAGACACCAGCATATCATCCCGTAGGCCACTATAGTCAGGTTTATCAGCCACCGAGCAGGAAAGTCACAGAAGTCCCACAGACGAACCCTGTGAGCAGTTTGGGTGCGAGCCTGAACAAGGTACCCCACAAAAATTCCATCTCCTTGCAAGAACAAGAGGAACACTTAGGCTCACCAACACACTGTGCTCATCTTCACAGCCAGGTATCTGGTGATGGTACAGAAGATCCCTCACTAACag ctctgaGGATGAGAATGgcaaagctggggaaaaaggtGATTTAA